From the genome of Vicia villosa cultivar HV-30 ecotype Madison, WI linkage group LG2, Vvil1.0, whole genome shotgun sequence, one region includes:
- the LOC131648821 gene encoding uncharacterized protein LOC131648821: MAFTKKALIVAFEYPCSDVSLYGPSTAALRMKECLVNYYGFLSEDVMLAIDDVPTLHPSFPKAQALQPSFFTVADDLIFNNSKNTKKQSKQSRTICTTLAKMVSQSNVGDTILFYYIGHGNRRQTSYTNNSGWEEFMLCGDGSRIYDYHLREVASYVPDGVNFTVVAECCNSGGLIEGLFEVIGNSTRSPVFGNKRPERNFGGNGLQNSPPLAVLISSTQSNEGGAIGYNDNLKEHKCFLTDAIINIIMQKEGIVTNLELVKEVSRMFEEKNLEQSPGLYCNRGKENSYFLGLEGLKVKKKDKKKEDKVGKGKGKEKM, from the exons ATGGCTTTTACCAAAAAAGCCTTAATTGTTGCTTTTGAGTATCCTTGTTCCGACGTTAGTCTTTATGGTCCATCAACTGCAGCACTTAGGATGAAAGAGTGTCTTGTTAATTATTATGGTTTTTTGTCTGAAGATGTTATGCTAGCTATAGATGATGTTCCTACGCTACACCCATCATTTCCCAAAGCCCAAGCTTTGCAACCTTCATTTTTTACTGTTGCTGACGACCTTATATTCAATAATTCAAAGAATACCAAGAAACAATCTAAACAATCTAGGACTATCTGTACCACGCTGGCTAAAATGGTGTCACAGTCCAATGTCGGTGATACCATACTTTTCTATTATATTGGACATGGCAACAGACGACAAACTTCTTACACTAACAATAGTGGATGGGAAGAATTTATGCTATGTGGAGATGGTTCTCGTATTTATG ATTATCATCTAAGGGAGGTAGCATCATACGTTCCGGATGGGGTAAACTTCACTGTAGTGGCTGAATGCTGCAATTCAGGTGGTCTCATTGAAGGTCTCTTTGAAGTAATTGGGAATAGCACAAGAAGTCCTGTTTTTGGAAATAAACGGCCTGAACGTAATTTTGGTGGAAATGGATTACAAAATAGCCCGCCGTTGGCTGTTCTTATTAGTTCCACCCAGAGTAATGAAGGCGGCGCGATAGGTTATAATGATAATTTAAAAGAACATAAGTGCTTCTTGACGGACGCTATAATTAATATAATCATGCAAAAAGAAGGAATTGTGACAAATTTAGAGCTAGTTAAGGAGGTGTCCAGAATGTTTGAAGAAAAGAACCTGGAACAAAGTCCTGGGTTATATTGTAATCGCGGTAAAGAAAACTCTTATTTTTTGGGGCTTGAGGGattaaaagtgaaaaaaaaggACAAGAAGAAAGAGGATAAAGTAGGGAAGggaaagggaaaagaaaaaatgtaa
- the LOC131645770 gene encoding protein CMS1-like: protein MASGKKGKRKGSDENDDDRTQKKNKTTETNEEPLRFFVNQFQAANGVHLSSIELESLKDTTILELSNSQSTDTDLDVKFMAGDVKASFGDSWRKVLCESELVEGKIAAGSPSVLVVSYSALRSIHLLKGFRSVTKLCSPVKLFSKHIKLQEQISLLKNRVNIASGTPSRIKKLIDIEALGLSRLKVLVLDIHPDVKGFSLFTLPQVRDEFWDLFKNYFYQPMIQGDLRICLYGPCKPAAGLKSKKGPPVRDE, encoded by the exons atggcgAGTGGGAAGAAGGGAAAGAGAAAAGGAAGTGATGAAAACGACGACGACAGAacccaaaagaaaaacaaaacgaCAGAAACAAACGAAGAGCCACTGCGTTTCTTCGTGAACCAATTTCAAGCCGCGAACGGTGTACACCTCTCTTCCATCGAACTCGAATCCCTGAAGGACACAACCATTCTGGAGCTATCAAATTCCCAATCCACAGATACTGATTTAGATGTGAAATTCATGGCGGGTGATGTTAAAGCTTCGTTCGGCGATTCATGGAGAAAGGTTCTCTGTGAAAGTGAACTTGTTGAAGGAAAAATTGCCGCTGGTAGTCCTTCTGTTCTTGTTGTGTCTTACTCTGCTTTGAGATCTATACACCTTTTGAAAGGGTTTCGGTCTGTTACGAAACTGTGTAGTCCTGTTAAGTTGTTCTCTAAGCATATCAAACTTCAAGAACAG ATTTCTTTGTTGAAAAACCGTGTTAACATTGCTAGCGGCACACCAAGCAG GATTAAGAAGCTCATCGACATTGAAGCCTTGGGCCTTTCAAGGTTAAAAGTACTTGTGCTTGATATTCATCCTGATGTGAAGGGCTTTTCCTTGTTTACTCTTCCACAAGTCAG AGATGAATTTTGGGACTTGTTCAAGAATTATTTCTATCAACCAATGATTCAAGGTGATCTGCGCATCTGTCTCTACGGTCCATGCAAGCCTGCTGCTGGTTTAAAAAGCAAAAAAGGACCTCCTGTTCGTGATGAATAA